The following are encoded together in the Thalassomonas haliotis genome:
- a CDS encoding response regulator → MKILIVDDKQTVLSSLTALLENAGHCVVTASNGLDGFEKAQSQPFDLFVIDHLMPVMNGLVLVKNLRQHLDTQHAPILFMSTQGVESLKSLPEYPMFTFSIAKPIDEQELFFVINQLSIQNSQSQSL, encoded by the coding sequence ATGAAAATATTAATTGTCGATGACAAACAAACGGTCTTAAGCAGCTTAACCGCTTTGCTGGAAAACGCCGGCCACTGCGTGGTCACCGCCAGTAATGGTTTGGACGGATTTGAAAAAGCCCAGAGCCAGCCATTTGATTTGTTTGTTATCGACCATCTGATGCCGGTCATGAATGGCCTGGTATTGGTGAAAAATCTACGACAGCATCTTGATACGCAACATGCACCGATTTTGTTTATGAGTACCCAGGGGGTGGAAAGCTTAAAATCTTTACCTGAATATCCCATGTTTACTTTTTCAATTGCCAAGCCGATCGATGAACAAGAGCTGTTTTTTGTCATTAATCAACTTTCAATTCAAAATAGTCAAAGTCAGTCACTATAA
- the apt gene encoding adenine phosphoribosyltransferase gives MTEQQLSLLENAVHTIENYPCEGVMFRDVTGILDDAEAFALTIKLMTDEFKDQGFTKVVGTEARGFLFGAPLALALGVGFVPVRKPGKLPRETIAEHYQLEYGHDTLEIHQDALTADDNVLIIDDLLATGGTIDATTKLIRRLGAKVSAAGFVISLPDLGGEARLKDLDLSVLSLLQYEGE, from the coding sequence ATGACTGAACAACAATTATCACTTCTCGAAAATGCCGTCCATACAATAGAAAACTACCCATGTGAAGGCGTCATGTTTCGTGATGTTACCGGGATTTTAGATGATGCCGAAGCATTTGCATTAACCATCAAGTTGATGACAGATGAATTTAAAGACCAAGGTTTTACCAAAGTCGTTGGTACCGAAGCCCGGGGCTTTTTATTTGGCGCGCCGCTGGCCCTGGCCTTAGGCGTAGGTTTTGTTCCGGTACGTAAGCCGGGAAAATTGCCGCGGGAAACGATTGCCGAGCATTACCAGCTGGAATATGGCCACGATACCCTGGAAATACATCAGGATGCCTTAACGGCCGATGACAATGTGTTAATTATCGATGATTTACTTGCTACCGGCGGCACCATAGACGCGACAACCAAATTAATCCGCCGCCTGGGGGCTAAAGTTTCCGCTGCCGGATTTGTTATCTCCCTGCCTGATTTGGGTGGTGAAGCCAGGTTAAAAGATCTGGACTTATCTGTATTATCTTTACTTCAGTATGAAGGTGAATAG